From Macaca mulatta isolate MMU2019108-1 chromosome 1, T2T-MMU8v2.0, whole genome shotgun sequence, the proteins below share one genomic window:
- the MYOCOS gene encoding myocilin opposite strand protein — protein sequence MAQRSPADNGINLPYKDLTSEVTRRRVTMTTRKEIITQKSDEAKEMLSHLDLEQTPPPRRTHLTVPPAPPPSPAEDPTVS from the exons ATGGCTCAGAGAAGCCCTGCAGACAACGGCATTAATCTCCCCTACAAGGACTTGACCTCCGAGGTAACCAGGCGCCGAGTCACCATGACCACGAG AAAAGAGATAATTACCCAGAAAAGTGATGAAGCCAAGGAGATGCTCTCCCACTTGGATTTGGAACAAACCCCTCCCCCTCGCAGGACCCACCTCACAGTacctcctgccccacctccttcTCCAGCTGAGGATCCCACAGTCTCCTAA